The window AAAGAGCGTTCGACCAGGTCGACCTTCCTGCCCACGTCGTGCAGGCCCAGACGGCGCAGCACGGCCTCCAGGGCAACCATGAAGGTGGCCGCGGCGAGGAAGGTGTAGAGCGTGATGGGTAGCCAGTACTCCTGAAGGATGAAGCGGCCATGGGGCGCGAGGAAGTCCAAGCGCGCCAAGGCGTAGAAGGCGAGGATCGCTGTCAGGGAGAGGGTCACGCCGAAGCTGATGCGCCAGGTATGCACGGGATCAGTCGCTGAGGACGTTCCAGATGGACCAGACGCCGACGATCAGCCCGAGGGCGATCGCGACGATCGGGAACAGCCAGAGGCGGGCGGCCCCACGTTCTGGCGGCGGCTGCGGGGTCCAGGTCCGGGGTAGAGCCGGCAGCCGGCGTGCGACAGCTAGATCGCGCTCCAGGCGGCGGCGTTCCCGGCGCTCCGCGACGGCAACGGCCACGGCGACGGCGAGGACCAGAGCGAAGCAGGCGTACAGCGACCAGCCGCTCAGAGTGTCCTGGAGCAACCTGGCGAGCGGGATGGCGGGATAGCCCATGTCAATGGTCCTTGTTGCGGCCAGTGACGCGGGCCCAGGCTCGCTGGGCCGCGTCGAGGGGGCGGTCGGGACAAGGGGCGTCGAGATAGACGCGAAACGGGACAAGAAGCGTCAGAACGGCCACGACGTGCGCCACGGGGCCGGTTTCGGTGCCGAGAAGAGGGAGTTCGCCGGTCATAGGTCGAGGAGGCCGTCCTCGATGCCGCCGCGGCGTCCGCCGCTATTGGCGGAGCCGCTGCTCGGAGAGGAGAGGCCGCGTAGCGCACCCGCCAGGTGGCGGGCGGCCCTGGGGCTGGACGCGAAGAGAGCGAAGCCGGCTGCGCTCTTCGCGGCAATCGAAGCGCGGGTGTAGTGCTCGGTGGTGATCTCGATGTTGACCCGGCCTTCCGTGGGGCCGTCCGGCTCGCGGGCGACCTCGATCTGGGCGTCGGGCCAGAGGATCGCTCCCTTGTCGTCAAGGGGCAGTTGAAGTCGCGCGGCGATCTCCTCGCGCAGGGCGTCGGCCGCGTCACGGCCGCGCGCTGTGCGGACGGCCTCGGTGCGTTTCATGATCTCGCTGCGCATCTCGGCGTCAAGCAGGACTCGTCGCAGGTGGAGACCACGTTCGGCCAGGCGTTCACGCGCCGCGGCGACGGCCCGGTAGAGAGCGAGGTCGTGCTTCAGGTCGGCGCTCTTGCCCAGACCGCTCCAGGTGCGTTGGTCGGAGGCCCAGCCGCGCAAAGGGGCGACGTCGCTGGCGAGGCGTTCGCCTGCCGGTGTCGCCGTGAGGACGTTGGTGACCCGAGCGGTCTTGGTGTCTGGGAGTTCGTGCTCCTCGACCAGGCCGGCCTTCTTGAGGTTGTCGATGCCGCGACGGCCGGCGAAGAGATGGCCGTCGAACTGGCGGTCGATCAGGTCGCGTGAGGCGACGGCGCGATGGACGGCTACGTCCACCAGAGACGCCTGGAGCCGGTCCTGGAAGGAGCGGCGCTCAGGCTCCCGGCCGGCGAGCTCGCGGCGGTGGCCTCGTTCTCGAGACGGCGGCCGCTGGGCCTGCCGAAGCTCCGCTCTGGCGTCGGAGAAGCGGGTCATCGGATCTACCCGCGAGTGGGTCCGACGTCCCGGCCGTGCGCTCGTTCGGCGATCGCCCGGTCGTGAAGCGCGTGGTTCTGGGCCTGGTTGGCGAAGCTGTTGGCGACGGTGAGGACGGCCTTGCGCTCGTCTGAACTGAGCGATTGGGCGTCGATCGCGTGGTTCTCCAGGTCATCGCGAAGACCGCGGAAGTCGGCCGTCTTCGGTGTGTAGATGTTCTGCGAGGCGGTCAAGTGGACGGCCTGGAGGTCGCGGATCAACTTCTCGGGCGGGCGGTCCTCGTTGCCGTTGGGGCGCAGGACGTCCAGCGCGGCCTCAGCCGCGCGCGAGATGTTCTCGTTGAAGCGGGTGGCGGCTTGCTGTTGGGCCGCTGCTGCCTCCAGAGCCTGAGTCGGCTCGACTCCTTCGCGTCGCTCGAGCTGTTCGATGCGCTCGCGCGCGGGCTCGATCAAGTATCGGGAGATCCGCTCCGCGTCAGCGGCGGCGCGGTAGATCTCCCTGGGGTCGTCTTCGAGCGCCTTTACCCAGCTAGCGACGTAGGCGGCGCTGTCGTTCTGGGGTTCGTGGCCCAGGCCGATCTTCTCGCCGGTCATCATCGCGGCGATCTCGGCGCGGAGCTCCTCCCTCGCGTACTCGGGGCTGCCGAACTTCTTGCCGAGGGTGTTGCGGTTGAGGCGATCGGGGTGGCCGGTTGCGTGGCCGAGCTCGTGGATCGCGGTCTGGTAGTAGCTGCCGGTGCTGGGGAACTGGCCGGGTTCAGGCAGGACAACTTCGTCGGTACGGAGGTTGTAGTAGGCGCGGTCGCCGGCTTGGTGTTTGACGGTGACGCCGCTGGTCTCGATGATGGCGTCGGCCGCGGCGTGGCCCTCCCATTCGGGGGGAGCCGTGGCGGGCGGTCGCTCGGGGAGGCCGCCGGTCTGTTCGGCGTTGAATACTGAGTAGGTGCGGACGAACGGCTTGGGACGTTCGAGGACGGTGTAGACCGGTTCGCTGGCATCGTTGAGCTTGGGGTTTCCCTGGTCGTCCTTGGCGGGGACGAGCTTGGTGGTGGAGAAGAAGAGGATCTGAGTGGCCCGTTCGCCCCGCTGGACGTGGCCGCCGGCCTCTCTGATCTGGCGGTAGGTGGCCCATCGGTTGTCGGTGTAGCCCTTCATCTGGGCGGCGACGCCGAGGTAGAGGCTGTTGCCTCCCGCGTAGCGCCGGCCGGTTGCGAGGTTCTCCGGCAGGGAGCGCTCGCCGGGCTTCCAGGGCTTCTGGAAGGGGGCCGTTCCCTCCTTCAGTTGCCGGATGATCTGGCGGGCGAACGTCTTGTGGTACTCGCCGACGCGGTCTTTGGAGGGGGCCATGTCAGGAGCCCGCGTCGATGTCGGCGTGGAGGACGTCGGCGAACTCGGCGCTGCCGTCGGTATGATCGACGAGGCCGAAGCGTTCGGCGAGACCCGGGGAGACAGCGACGAGGATGCCGGTCGAGAGCGAGGCGCTCAGGGCGGTGGCGAGACCTTCTTCGGTGAGGGCCTCGATTACCGGCTGGCCGTCGATGTCTTGGAGTTCGGTGTTTCCGGGTGCGATAAAGTCGATTATCGCCACATGACCGTGCTGCTTGACAGACCTGAGGAAGTCGTTCGCCGCGACTCTCAGGACTACCCCGAGGGTCTACGTCAAGCCGGTCCCGCTGCTCTCTTTGCCGCCGACGAGTTCTTCACCGCGAGGATCCGAAACGCCCACACCCGCCGGGCCTACCAGCGCCCCGTGATGCTCTTCCTAGAGTGGTGTAGGGATCACGAGCTTGACCTGCGTTCCGTTGCGCCTGGCGACGCCGCCAGGTTTATCGACAGCCTTCCATCCGTGTCGGTCCAGAAGCTCGCGATAGCCGCCCTACGCCAGTTCTTCGACGTGCTCGTGACGCGTCATGCCGTGATGCTCAACCCTTTTCGCTCCGTCCGCGGGCCACGACGCGAAACCCGTGAGGGTAAAACGCCCGAGAT is drawn from Acidobacteriota bacterium and contains these coding sequences:
- a CDS encoding zincin-like metallopeptidase domain-containing protein — encoded protein: MAPSKDRVGEYHKTFARQIIRQLKEGTAPFQKPWKPGERSLPENLATGRRYAGGNSLYLGVAAQMKGYTDNRWATYRQIREAGGHVQRGERATQILFFSTTKLVPAKDDQGNPKLNDASEPVYTVLERPKPFVRTYSVFNAEQTGGLPERPPATAPPEWEGHAAADAIIETSGVTVKHQAGDRAYYNLRTDEVVLPEPGQFPSTGSYYQTAIHELGHATGHPDRLNRNTLGKKFGSPEYAREELRAEIAAMMTGEKIGLGHEPQNDSAAYVASWVKALEDDPREIYRAAADAERISRYLIEPARERIEQLERREGVEPTQALEAAAAQQQAATRFNENISRAAEAALDVLRPNGNEDRPPEKLIRDLQAVHLTASQNIYTPKTADFRGLRDDLENHAIDAQSLSSDERKAVLTVANSFANQAQNHALHDRAIAERAHGRDVGPTRG
- a CDS encoding tyrosine-type recombinase/integrase; translated protein: MSGARVDVGVEDVGELGAAVGMIDEAEAFGETRGDSDEDAGRERGAQGGGETFFGEGLDYRLAVDVLEFGVSGCDKVDYRHMTVLLDRPEEVVRRDSQDYPEGLRQAGPAALFAADEFFTARIRNAHTRRAYQRPVMLFLEWCRDHELDLRSVAPGDAARFIDSLPSVSVQKLAIAALRQFFDVLVTRHAVMLNPFRSVRGPRRETREGKTPEITVPQARQLLDSLDTARPVGLRDRAILGTLTYTGQRVGAVARLRLQDLRDYGDRRSFVFREKRGKEREIPLRLDLDQWVSEYMAAAVPEGGPKRAPLFRTMSHSTATGFTNRGIQPWTIRTLLKRRLHDAGLPDIITPHSFRVMVVTDLLSQDVPIEEVQHLAGHSHPSTTQVYDRRRRRVTRNLVGRISV